Part of the Labilibaculum antarcticum genome, CAATCGGAACGACCAATCCCGAAAATCCAGGAGAAAGCCTGGTGAACTTTTTGCTGAGGCCCGAGGAGAAAACGCCATATTTTTCTCTTTCCTGCATCGTGGAAATCGAGAACTATAAAAAACATCAAATCACAGATTTTGAAAAAGAGATTTCCCTATTGAAACAAGAATTTAAATAGGTTAAAATAGAAGGTAATGTCCTAAAAAAGATAATCGGCATATTCTCCAAATAAGTATAAAAACGAAGGTTTTTACAGAGCTTGCCGAAGTATAGGGTGATGTGAGAAGTCAGATGGTGGTCAATTGTCCGCTACCTGACTTATAAGATTAAAGTTTTATTATTTTTCGTACCCAAAAAGTTCGTATGTATAGGTGTCTCCTTTTTGCATATCGATAGGAATTATTTTATCCTGGTAAATTAGATTAAAACTATTCCTAAATTCAGAGCTAATTATTGCTTTATCTAATTGGTTATTGCTCCAAAAGATATCCAATGTTAAACCTCCTCGTGCTTTTAAACCTGTTATTTTACCAGATTGCCATACTTTAGGCAATGCAGGTAATATCCGAATTGTATTTTTCTCGTTCGATTGCAGGAGCATTTCGCTAACACCAGCCGTGTATCCAAAATTTCCATCAATTTGGAATGGAGGATAAATATTAAAAAGGTTTTTTCCAATGGATTTTTTCAATAACAATTGAATGTGTTTATGTGCTTTGTCTCCATCTAGTAATCTGGCAAAACAATTTATCAACCATACCCGACTCCATCCAGGTCCTGCTCCACCATTCTCTAAACGATGATTTAATGTTTTTTTAACGGCAATTATTAAATCTGGATTTTTTTCTCGATCAACAAAATTTCCAGGATAAAATCCATATAAATGAGACATGTGTCTATGTCCTGGTTCTGGTTCCTTGTAAGCTCTATCCCATTCCAGTATTCGACCGTCATCACCAATAACAAAGCCTGGACGTAATTGGTTCTTTTGCTGTTTCACCTTTTTCACAAACTCGGTTTCGATATGTAGTATTTCACATGCTTTAAGGTAATTCTCGAATACTTCGTAGATTATTTGCTGATCCATAGCACTACCTAAACAGGTGGCAACAGATTTCCCTTCGCTATTATAAAAGCTATTTTCTGGTGAAGTGGAAGGTGCAGAAATTAGCGTGCCATCTCTAGGATCTTCAATAATCCAATCGCTATAAAATCGAGCCACTTCTTGCATAGCAGGAAAAGCTCTTTCTTTTAAGAATTCATTATCTCTTGTATACTCATAATGTCGCCAGTAATGTTGCATTAACCAGCCTCCTGCCCCTATCGAGCAACCCCAATAAGCTGTAGGAGCTCTTAACCATGTTGATGCCCACAAATCAGTTGCATGTGGGATAAATGCACCTCTACAACCAAAATTTTTACTTGCTGTTACTTTTCCATTTTCAACTAATCGATCAATATAGTCAAAAAGAGGATTATTAAGCTCGCCAAGATTTGTCATATCAGCAAGCCAGTAATTCATTTGTAAATT contains:
- a CDS encoding glycoside hydrolase family 95 protein — translated: MIHNFNKQLIKYANVLLAFLLIACHPQEKPHDDLLWYKEPANSWNEALPLGNGKLGVMVFGNTSNERIQLNDDSMWPAGSSDWNEPEGNKNDIDKIRALLFEGNNEEADQLFVNKLSRKRVVRSHQTLGDLFIDFDHENITDYRRELNISEASLLVSYKSNGSLVTEQVFVSHPHKAIIIQLTSEAPEGLNAKLRLSRPNDNGFKTAKTLTTNDGLLLMQGEVTQRGGEFNSKSAPILEGVQFETRLKINNEGGIVQKGEDYLELKKVKKATLYLVSNSSYYFDEYSKQNKNDLVAIGSKSFDVLKKEHCEDYQSLYSRLKFQLGNNDLNSIPTNQRIERVKNGAVDLGLEALLFKYGRYLLISSSREGTNPANLQGLWNENIQARWNADYHLNINLQMNYWLADMTNLGELNNPLFDYIDRLVENGKVTASKNFGCRGAFIPHATDLWASTWLRAPTAYWGCSIGAGGWLMQHYWRHYEYTRDNEFLKERAFPAMQEVARFYSDWIIEDPRDGTLISAPSTSPENSFYNSEGKSVATCLGSAMDQQIIYEVFENYLKACEILHIETEFVKKVKQQKNQLRPGFVIGDDGRILEWDRAYKEPEPGHRHMSHLYGFYPGNFVDREKNPDLIIAVKKTLNHRLENGGAGPGWSRVWLINCFARLLDGDKAHKHIQLLLKKSIGKNLFNIYPPFQIDGNFGYTAGVSEMLLQSNEKNTIRILPALPKVWQSGKITGLKARGGLTLDIFWSNNQLDKAIISSEFRNSFNLIYQDKIIPIDMQKGDTYTYELFGYEK